The Mobula birostris isolate sMobBir1 chromosome 6, sMobBir1.hap1, whole genome shotgun sequence genome has a window encoding:
- the LOC140198589 gene encoding secreted phosphoprotein 24-like, whose product MKTFLLAIAAVQILYCSGVPSTKEALRASVIKLNEITEITNLCGITRRGVANTYRTGKLSYSVDLIFSVKETVCSKNSGQEFDDPSCSFRHKNIAEKGFCKSHVEFFADKVADVDVECDGLTTVDSESDSTESNENSIEAQSKSKEKSLEETSDVKSSSEETSLEISSNEKDKSTESSLEDSADVESKSNETSVEESSDMKSESTELSSEEPSNEQNEDSRSHH is encoded by the exons ATGAAAACTTTCCTGCTTGCCATTGCTGCAGTGCAGATCCTCTACTGCTCAG gaGTGCCAAGCACCAAGGAAGCTCTGAGAGCctcagtgataaagctgaatgaAATCACCGAGATCACCAACCTCTGTGGTATCACCAGGAGAGGCGTGGCAAAT ACATATCGTACGGGTAAACTGTCCTACAGCGTGGATTTAATATTCTCCGTGAAAGAAACTGTCTGCTCCAAGAATTCTGGACAGGAATTTGATGATCCCAGTTGCTCTTTCCGCCATAAAAACATTGCG GAGAAAGGGTTCTGCAAAAGCCACGTGGAATTTTTTGCTGATAAGGTAGCTGACGTTGATGTGGAGTGTGACGGTCTGACGACAGTTGACAGCGAGAGTGACTCAACAGAATCAAATGAAAACAGTATCGAG GCACAaagcaaatcaaaagaaaaatcacTTGAGGAAACCTCAGAT GTGAAAAGCAGTTCAGAGGAAACTTCACTGGAAATATCTTCAAAC GAAAAAGACAAATCAACAGAGTCATCTCTTGAGGATTCAGCTGAT GTAGAGAGCAAGTCAAATGAGACATCAGTCGAGGAGTCTTCTGAT ATGAAAAGCGAGTCAACAGAATTATCATCGGAGGAGCCTTCAAAT GAACAAAATGAGGACTCGAGATCCCATCACTAA